The proteins below come from a single Ptychodera flava strain L36383 chromosome 6, AS_Pfla_20210202, whole genome shotgun sequence genomic window:
- the LOC139135469 gene encoding uncharacterized protein aq_928-like translates to MEFCRNICVFATALRHEICNLSRPGLRLYNQRARAFGRTAAATASSSHHDKASHQPNNKPASVLPFSTTKLLFDAFAMDKVKVYDILCAAIVPRPIAFVSTCSADGRVKNLAMFSFFMPVTSEPPTLAFSITRKKRHSAKDTLVNILDTGHFVVNHTVQSVFDKGYQAAYEYDPDVDEFDEVGLTAVASKYGIAPIVKESPLSLECSLYKTMDIGEPKYGGSTIVVGKLLAVHISESCWKDGQIIPQTLESVSRLSAMNYGNADITFKVLNDQVWSDKHW, encoded by the exons ATGGAGTTTTGTCGTAATATTTGTGTGTTCGCCACAGCGCTGAGAcatgaaatctgcaatctaTCTCGACCTGGACTTAG ACTCTACAATCAACGTGCAAGAGCCTTTGGCAGAACAGCTGCGGCAACAGCATCCTCCAGTCACCATGACAAAGCTTCACACCAGCCAAACAACAAGCCGGCATCAGTGTTGCCTTTCAGTACAACAAAGTTGCTGTTTGATGCATTTGCAATGGACAAGGTCAAAGTGTATGATATCTTGTGTGCAGCAATTGTGCCACGACCGATAGCCTTCGTCAGTACCTGCTCAGCCGATGGAAGAGTGAAAAATTTGGCAATGTTTAGTTTCTTCATGCCGGTGACCAGTGAACCACCCACTCTTGCATTCTCTATTACAAG GAAGAAGAGGCATAGTGCCAAGGACACCCTGGTCAATATTTTGGACACTGGTCACTTTGTGGTCAACCACACGGTCCAGTCGGTATTTGACAAAGGCTACCAAG CTGCCTATGAATATGATCCTGATGTCGATGAATTTGATGAAGTTGGGTTGACGGCAGTTGCCAGTAAATATGGAATTGCTCCTATCGTCAAGGAATCTCCACTCTCCTTGGAATGTTCTCTTTACAAAACGATGGATATCGGAGAACCTAAATACGGTGGATCAACCATTGTAGTTGGAAAG CTTCTTGCCGTACATATATCAGAAAGTTGCTGGAAAGACGGTCAAATCATTCCACAAACTTTAGAATCAGTATCAAGACTCAGTGCCATGAACTATGGCAATGCAGATATCACCTTCAAGGTTCTCAATGACCAAGTGTGGAGTGATAAACACTGGTAG